One genomic window of Arachis stenosperma cultivar V10309 chromosome 10, arast.V10309.gnm1.PFL2, whole genome shotgun sequence includes the following:
- the LOC130957708 gene encoding uncharacterized protein LOC130957708, whose product METLAHGKPYAVHDPPQQRSFFSTFLWRFLMAMVAAFALMAIISLTVKLVFKQRYPEILVVSGSGTLRTSRYGLTAKWDVMCVVKNPNNKFTIHYDAISAGITYGKFGILDSIHYKPFVQGSRAQNAVGLGFAAKDVFLGKEEILRIRDDMSRGAVRFGLRLSGWVRFKNHIIKSRYHFWESVCDPLIFDFSATKNFSLTLTNPVTCK is encoded by the coding sequence ATGGAAACCCTTGCCCACGGCAAACCCTACGCCGTCCACGACCCTCCGCAGCAGCGCTCCTTCTTCTCCACCTTCCTCTGGCGCTTCCTGATGGCCATGGTAGCGGCCTTCGCCCTCATGGCTATCATTTCTTTGACCGTCAAGCTCGTCTTCAAGCAACGTTACCCTGAAATTCTCGTGGTCTCAGGCTCCGGTACCTTAAGAACCAGCCGCTACGGCCTCACGGCCAAATGGGACGTCATGTGCGTCGTCAAGAACCCTAACAACAAGTTCACTATCCATTACGACGCTATTTCCGCCGGCATAACGTACGGCAAGTTCGGGATTCTGGACTCCATACACTACAAGCCCTTTGTACAGGGCTCGCGGGCCCAGAACGCCGTGGGCCTCGGGTTCGCGGCGAAGGACGTGTTTCTTGGGAAGGAGGAGATACTGAGAATTCGGGATGACATGTCACGTGGGGCTGTTCGATTTGGTCTGAGGTTGTCGGGATGGGTGAGGTTCAAGAATCATATTATCAAGTCAAGGTATCATTTTTGGGAGAGTGTGTGCGACCCTCTCATCTTTGATTTCTCAGCTACCAAAAACTTTTCCCTCACTTTGACAAACCCTGTAACATGCAAGTAA